A portion of the Bdellovibrio bacteriovorus genome contains these proteins:
- a CDS encoding helix-turn-helix domain-containing protein: MSQIDQFLGSLKRSLKAKNVLYRDLAKALGLSESSVKRILSNKSLSLERLEEICRVADISFSDVVKAANLEEGSQFHTLSDEQEKALAENARLLHYFMMLQDGKSPQKIEREYQIAAVESKKYLFQLDRLNLIELHPRDKVKIKRQGFLRFRRDGPVGKALFEQTKTNYLNYDFSRPEDYLRFSFLKISPGTLTKYKTKLEKLMIEMQEESRFEGEHNVSVTDVGVLLSFRPWQYSYMGAIKKKE, translated from the coding sequence ATGTCACAGATCGACCAGTTCCTGGGATCATTGAAAAGGTCTTTAAAGGCTAAGAACGTCCTTTACCGTGATTTAGCTAAAGCTTTGGGCTTAAGCGAATCCAGCGTCAAGCGGATCTTATCCAATAAAAGTTTAAGTCTTGAACGGTTAGAAGAAATCTGTCGTGTGGCCGATATCAGCTTTTCGGATGTCGTAAAGGCGGCCAATTTAGAAGAAGGCAGTCAGTTTCACACGCTTTCAGATGAGCAGGAAAAGGCCTTGGCGGAAAACGCGCGCTTATTGCATTACTTTATGATGCTTCAAGACGGGAAGTCGCCGCAAAAAATTGAGCGCGAGTATCAAATCGCCGCGGTGGAGTCTAAAAAGTATCTTTTCCAATTAGATCGCTTAAATCTGATCGAGCTGCATCCACGTGATAAGGTGAAAATCAAGCGTCAGGGGTTTTTACGTTTCCGTCGCGATGGTCCCGTGGGAAAAGCTTTGTTTGAGCAAACAAAGACAAACTATCTGAATTACGATTTTTCTCGTCCTGAGGATTATCTTAGATTTTCATTTTTAAAAATCAGCCCTGGCACTTTGACGAAGTATAAAACGAAGCTTGAAAAGCTGATGATCGAAATGCAGGAAGAATCGCGTTTTGAAGGTGAGCACAATGTCTCCGTCACGGATGTGGGCGTGTTGTTGTCGTTTAGACCTTGGCAGTATTCGTATATGGGCGCGATTAAAAAGAAAGAATAA
- a CDS encoding chemotaxis protein CheX codes for MKRRKNILIVDNRSELEQLVKESLQKELSASDISIIMVRAKDGAEAAIKSENQKFDMVLIDTEVPRLMDGGFVYGIQSYKNTQDAEILVVSQKDTSELPDSLKTAKFFKKPVNPDELLKTMVSVLNAQHHGSTDKERAVVPAANSKYAVDVRVINAIIKSTTNVLVQFGVVDVKMEKACQKSPTDFLNGEISSIVDIKSRSFQGYLTISFDKGSYLEVVSSMLMEEQTELTPDNQDAVGEINNIIFGNAKAEITSFGIDLTVPRVLIGHNQQLNCPEGSAAMMIPFSTGKGKFYLTVTALPLAKAA; via the coding sequence ATGAAAAGACGCAAAAACATTCTCATCGTGGACAACCGTAGTGAGCTGGAACAGTTAGTTAAAGAGTCATTGCAAAAAGAACTCTCTGCTTCTGATATTTCCATCATTATGGTTCGTGCTAAAGATGGTGCCGAAGCCGCTATTAAATCAGAGAATCAAAAATTCGATATGGTGCTTATCGACACCGAGGTTCCGCGTCTTATGGACGGTGGATTCGTGTATGGTATTCAGTCCTACAAGAACACGCAAGATGCCGAGATCTTGGTGGTGTCCCAGAAAGATACTTCCGAGCTTCCGGATTCTTTAAAGACAGCAAAATTTTTTAAGAAACCTGTTAATCCAGATGAATTACTAAAAACAATGGTAAGTGTGCTCAACGCCCAACACCATGGAAGCACGGATAAAGAGCGCGCGGTCGTTCCCGCGGCGAACAGCAAATATGCCGTGGACGTGCGCGTGATTAACGCTATCATTAAATCTACGACCAACGTCCTGGTTCAGTTCGGGGTCGTGGATGTGAAAATGGAAAAAGCCTGTCAGAAATCTCCGACCGACTTTTTAAACGGAGAGATCTCTTCGATCGTAGATATTAAAAGTCGTAGCTTTCAAGGCTATCTAACTATTTCTTTCGATAAAGGCAGTTATCTCGAGGTGGTGTCTTCCATGCTTATGGAAGAACAAACTGAGCTCACCCCAGACAATCAAGATGCCGTGGGTGAGATTAATAATATTATTTTTGGTAATGCTAAAGCAGAAATCACCAGTTTCGGTATTGATCTGACAGTTCCCCGCGTTTTGATCGGACACAATCAACAGTTGAATTGCCCCGAGGGTTCCGCCGCGATGATGATTCCTTTTTCTACGGGCAAAGGGAAATTCTATCTGACCGTCACGGCCTTACCGTTAGCTAAAGCCGCCTAG
- a CDS encoding ABC transporter ATP-binding protein codes for MENASENRSLFKNPLWFYIKYNPRAFTLGMVFLLATNILDGVYPLIMKIAIDQIETRAPLGDIGKTCIMFFAIMAGLAFTRFCWRNFFGQFHTYAAEHIRQKLFRHITSLGPNFYHKNQVGELMSLMTNDVQSFRQAIGPGMLILADGIIIICVVLPIMISMSWSWTWKTLIFLPLVPFLIWRVMQLIHRNYKIQQDRFSELTGVAQETVGGIRVIKSFAQENNRTALYNTVSSAFEKACNKVARVDSFFVPVMEFGVTSGSVILLFVAKDDIYSGAVSIGTFVAFHRYIQKMVWPMTALGLGFSYFQKGYASFDRIKDVLKTETDIPDLGKTEITKFEKLEFRNVSYQHPGSSVYALKNVSFSLNAGESLGIMGPVGSGKTTLLHLLSRLYPLAEGQILINGVPIEDVTQESLRRTFLLVPQEAFLFSDSIYENISFGLPQRAADEEVLRMTEIVDLQSEINSLPHKYESQLGERGVNLSGGQKQRLTIARGLIMHTPVLVLDDSLSAVDTRTEKAIELEMSKNKGTLSRIIVAHRLSSLKGVDKILVLKDGAVEAWGDRNTVFKESPTFQKIVQIQGEGASHE; via the coding sequence ATGGAAAATGCCTCAGAAAACCGTTCCCTTTTTAAAAATCCACTTTGGTTTTATATCAAATACAATCCTCGCGCCTTTACGCTGGGGATGGTCTTTCTATTAGCGACCAATATTCTGGATGGCGTCTACCCCCTGATCATGAAGATTGCGATCGACCAGATTGAAACCCGCGCCCCGTTAGGCGATATCGGCAAAACTTGTATTATGTTTTTTGCCATCATGGCGGGCCTGGCGTTCACGCGCTTTTGTTGGCGCAATTTTTTCGGGCAGTTTCACACCTACGCCGCCGAACACATCCGTCAAAAACTGTTCCGTCATATCACTTCGCTAGGACCTAATTTTTATCACAAAAATCAAGTCGGCGAACTGATGAGCCTCATGACCAACGACGTGCAGTCTTTCCGTCAAGCGATTGGCCCGGGCATGTTGATCTTAGCCGACGGAATTATTATCATCTGCGTGGTTCTGCCGATTATGATCTCCATGAGCTGGTCCTGGACTTGGAAGACATTGATCTTTTTGCCGCTGGTGCCATTTCTTATCTGGCGCGTGATGCAGTTGATTCATCGCAATTACAAAATTCAACAAGATCGTTTTTCTGAATTGACCGGTGTTGCGCAAGAAACCGTGGGCGGCATTCGCGTGATCAAAAGCTTTGCGCAAGAAAACAATCGCACCGCACTTTACAACACTGTCAGCTCGGCCTTTGAAAAAGCCTGCAACAAGGTGGCACGCGTGGACTCATTCTTTGTCCCGGTCATGGAATTCGGGGTGACTTCGGGCAGTGTGATTCTTTTATTCGTGGCTAAGGATGATATTTACTCTGGCGCCGTCAGTATCGGTACGTTTGTGGCTTTTCACCGTTATATTCAGAAAATGGTATGGCCCATGACAGCTCTGGGCTTGGGGTTTTCTTATTTCCAAAAAGGTTATGCGTCTTTTGATCGTATCAAGGATGTTTTAAAAACCGAAACGGATATTCCGGATTTGGGAAAAACCGAAATCACTAAATTTGAAAAGCTCGAGTTCCGCAATGTTTCATATCAACATCCCGGCAGCTCTGTTTATGCTCTTAAGAATGTTTCATTCAGCCTCAATGCCGGGGAAAGCTTAGGCATCATGGGTCCGGTGGGCAGTGGCAAAACGACTTTGCTTCATTTGTTAAGCCGTCTTTATCCCCTCGCTGAAGGGCAGATTTTAATCAACGGTGTGCCGATTGAAGACGTCACCCAAGAATCTTTGCGCCGTACTTTCCTTTTGGTCCCGCAAGAGGCTTTTTTATTTAGCGATAGTATTTACGAAAATATCAGCTTTGGCCTACCACAAAGAGCCGCGGATGAAGAAGTTTTGCGTATGACTGAAATCGTCGACCTGCAATCTGAAATCAACTCGTTGCCGCACAAGTATGAGTCGCAACTGGGCGAACGCGGCGTGAATCTTTCCGGCGGTCAAAAGCAGCGCCTCACCATCGCCCGCGGTCTGATCATGCACACACCCGTTTTAGTCCTAGATGACTCTTTAAGTGCCGTTGATACGCGCACTGAAAAAGCGATCGAGTTAGAGATGTCTAAAAATAAAGGCACTTTGAGTCGTATTATTGTGGCTCACCGCCTGTCTTCACTTAAAGGTGTGGATAAGATCTTAGTTCTTAAAGATGGCGCGGTGGAAGCATGGGGTGATCGCAATACCGTTTTCAAAGAAAGTCCGACCTTCCAAAAAATTGTGCAAATTCAAGGGGAAGGAGCCAGCCATGAGTGA
- a CDS encoding VWA domain-containing protein has protein sequence MKRDFLKLSVAIACGSLMACSNPKFGLPEKQDNFSQSVAYNNKVDILWIIDNSASMLQPQRNLSSQLTSLVSTLNSLKMDYHMAVVTTSMGGALPDGGKFIGTPKYVTSSTPDLLNNLANRMTIGEGGSNNERGLESMAAALSPSYLANEGKGFLRNDALLVVIALSDEDDKSAVSDPVNYYTNFLDKLKAPWIDGSRSWLFNFIGVLQDSSACRTFSNYAEVGLTFMEMAKKTNGSQESICNNNLAGAVSNIRARIYQILTDFKLSSKPVIESITVKINGVNIARNTTNGWDYIAATNSVRFYGSAVPAADASVKVDFKPAEAN, from the coding sequence ATGAAAAGGGATTTTTTAAAGTTGAGCGTGGCCATCGCGTGTGGATCGTTAATGGCGTGTTCAAATCCAAAATTTGGTTTACCGGAAAAACAAGACAACTTTTCCCAGAGCGTTGCATACAATAATAAAGTAGATATCTTGTGGATCATCGACAACTCGGCGTCCATGTTACAACCTCAACGTAACTTGAGCAGTCAGTTGACCTCTTTGGTCAGCACTTTGAACAGTTTGAAAATGGATTACCATATGGCGGTTGTGACCACTTCCATGGGGGGCGCACTTCCTGATGGTGGAAAATTTATCGGCACACCCAAATACGTGACGAGCTCAACACCGGACCTTTTAAATAACTTGGCCAATCGGATGACGATCGGTGAAGGTGGTAGTAACAACGAGCGTGGTTTGGAGTCTATGGCGGCCGCCCTGTCACCCAGCTATCTTGCCAATGAAGGTAAAGGTTTCTTGCGCAATGATGCTTTGCTAGTAGTCATTGCCTTGTCAGACGAAGACGATAAAAGTGCGGTGTCTGATCCCGTGAACTATTACACGAATTTTTTGGATAAATTAAAAGCACCTTGGATTGACGGTTCCCGTTCATGGCTGTTTAACTTTATTGGTGTGCTACAGGATTCAAGTGCTTGCCGCACGTTTAGTAATTATGCGGAAGTGGGCTTAACGTTTATGGAAATGGCCAAGAAAACAAATGGCTCACAGGAGTCCATCTGTAATAACAATCTGGCTGGTGCCGTCAGCAACATCCGCGCGCGTATTTATCAAATCCTGACGGATTTCAAATTATCAAGCAAACCAGTGATTGAATCTATCACCGTGAAAATAAACGGGGTTAACATTGCTCGCAATACGACGAACGGTTGGGACTATATCGCAGCCACCAACTCGGTTCGTTTTTATGGCTCGGCAGTTCCTGCCGCCGATGCGTCGGTTAAAGTCGATTTCAAACCGGCTGAAGCCAATTGA
- a CDS encoding ArnT family glycosyltransferase, producing the protein MAFILFVFGNSWEPGVGLDTATYGAIARGIVESGSWFSLKLAPGIFDPFIEHPYLALWLDALAIKLLGPTAQGIHFTSSVLGILGVVAFFAAIRRLVDENTAFLTCFCLLLINVFMNFMSSGWLDMPMLSFILIGFYFAVRVSDSKPVLNSLLAGIFLSCAVLVKGVAAVGVFPVILFLLVQNHYRIKPLLAAALGFLAPLILFTWAHYQSQGFIFWRLYLPRQLFAHNDLNQVAQDRFSFLWYPHDTLEHAHIIALLFIPGVYFLWKKNYRWLALTILGEILIHFFVYGFSSRQNRQYIVPIFPWLAVAAAFFIGLRWKVSVLKWSKGIFGLSVVYFFAVSFLPITIHTMSGAEIYAFLPDVKDSKIQKIYFEANAADRATGEMTSSYVAWYLHKVPVMYNVGELDQVFAKLTNEEAILVRRVGIENEAYLSKTENVCGWNNDWILISTTENCTHFDNKKRTPSPKRVNGSI; encoded by the coding sequence ATGGCATTTATTCTTTTTGTTTTCGGCAACAGCTGGGAACCCGGCGTGGGCTTAGATACAGCGACCTATGGAGCTATTGCTCGCGGGATTGTTGAATCAGGATCTTGGTTTTCTTTAAAACTAGCTCCGGGAATTTTTGATCCCTTCATTGAACATCCTTATTTAGCTTTGTGGCTTGATGCCCTTGCAATCAAACTTTTGGGACCGACGGCACAAGGTATTCATTTTACTTCTTCGGTTTTAGGAATCTTAGGGGTTGTGGCTTTTTTTGCGGCGATTCGTCGTTTGGTGGATGAAAATACGGCCTTTCTTACGTGTTTTTGTCTTTTACTGATCAATGTGTTCATGAACTTTATGTCAAGCGGTTGGCTGGATATGCCGATGCTGTCTTTTATTTTGATCGGCTTTTATTTCGCCGTCCGCGTTTCAGACAGTAAGCCCGTTTTAAATAGCTTGTTAGCGGGGATTTTCCTTAGCTGTGCGGTCTTAGTAAAAGGTGTCGCGGCCGTTGGCGTCTTCCCCGTCATCTTATTCTTACTGGTACAAAATCATTACCGGATCAAACCGTTATTAGCAGCAGCCCTTGGATTTTTAGCCCCTTTGATTTTATTCACGTGGGCGCATTATCAATCCCAAGGCTTTATTTTCTGGCGGTTGTATTTACCGCGCCAACTTTTTGCCCATAATGATCTGAACCAAGTGGCGCAGGATCGCTTTTCATTCTTGTGGTATCCGCATGACACTTTAGAGCATGCCCATATCATCGCTTTGCTTTTCATCCCGGGAGTTTACTTTTTGTGGAAGAAAAATTATCGCTGGCTCGCTCTTACGATCCTAGGCGAAATCCTGATTCACTTTTTCGTTTATGGATTTAGTTCTCGTCAAAATCGTCAGTACATCGTCCCTATTTTTCCGTGGCTCGCGGTGGCCGCAGCTTTCTTTATCGGCCTTCGTTGGAAGGTGTCCGTACTTAAATGGAGCAAAGGAATCTTCGGCCTCAGTGTTGTGTATTTCTTTGCCGTGAGCTTTTTGCCGATCACCATACATACTATGAGTGGTGCAGAGATTTATGCTTTTCTGCCGGACGTGAAAGATTCAAAAATTCAAAAGATTTATTTTGAAGCCAATGCGGCCGATCGCGCGACCGGTGAAATGACCAGTTCTTATGTTGCTTGGTACTTACACAAAGTTCCTGTCATGTACAATGTCGGCGAACTGGACCAAGTTTTTGCCAAACTCACTAACGAAGAAGCCATTTTGGTTCGCCGAGTGGGCATCGAAAATGAAGCTTACTTAAGCAAAACTGAAAACGTATGTGGTTGGAATAATGATTGGATCTTGATTTCAACGACGGAAAATTGCACACATTTTGACAACAAAAAACGCACCCCTTCACCGAAGCGCGTGAACGGCAGCATTTAA
- a CDS encoding ABC transporter ATP-binding protein, translated as MSDNFMHEDLVKTKITYPILFKRLWPYARREKFLLMAAISAVALGAAAARGIPFLIGYAIDHGVQQKDYSVFTKVAYVYLILEILRSTFSFANAFLFQLFGNRMLFHLREDLMAHVQRLPMQFFNKTPTGRIVTRLTNDVMSLGELFTEGVISVFTHLVIIISVVVALALISWKLTLVSLILAPVFIGASFYLSNKIRDILREQKRKLSTINAFLAENLNGMKVVQLYNRVTRNRDRFAHLSVDYRDTNMRSIKAYALMQPIMNLFNATTITSALYFGGYLSGQNAIAIGSLVAFLMNIQDFIPPLREILEKYQQFQNSLTSAERIFTLMDEPQEYELEYLKSPGTVRGEIEIRGLNFRYEPELPLVLRDINIHIRPGESIALVGRTGSGKSTFISLLQRFYDAPEKTVFIDGLPLESIPRPEVRHHVGVVQQDNFIFRGNVRDNIGLGDKRISEDQIRAACEKTGYMALLKRTGRDLLSPVDERGANLSVGERQLIAFARILAFNPDILILDEATANIDSESEHIIQEATKEVTKGRTSIIIAHRLSTVEQCDRIIVLDQGKVVELGSHQELMQARGVYYQLASAGLKSTLTDASAAGTAEP; from the coding sequence ATGAGTGATAATTTCATGCACGAAGACTTGGTAAAAACCAAGATCACCTACCCCATCCTTTTTAAACGCTTATGGCCTTACGCTCGTCGCGAAAAGTTTTTATTGATGGCGGCAATTTCGGCCGTCGCTTTGGGGGCCGCCGCCGCCCGCGGAATTCCGTTTCTTATTGGGTACGCCATCGATCATGGCGTGCAACAAAAAGACTATTCGGTTTTCACGAAAGTCGCTTACGTCTATTTGATCTTGGAAATTTTAAGATCGACTTTTTCTTTTGCGAATGCATTTTTATTTCAGCTATTCGGAAACCGCATGTTGTTTCATCTGCGTGAGGATCTGATGGCGCACGTTCAGCGCTTGCCCATGCAGTTCTTTAATAAAACTCCCACGGGTCGTATCGTCACTCGTTTAACGAATGACGTGATGTCTTTAGGTGAACTATTCACCGAGGGCGTGATTTCAGTCTTCACTCATTTGGTGATTATCATTTCGGTGGTGGTCGCATTAGCTTTGATCTCATGGAAGCTGACTTTAGTGTCGTTGATTTTGGCTCCGGTTTTTATCGGCGCTTCTTTTTATCTGTCCAATAAGATTCGTGATATCTTGCGCGAACAAAAAAGGAAGTTATCCACGATCAATGCGTTCTTAGCTGAAAACCTAAACGGCATGAAAGTCGTGCAGCTTTATAACCGCGTCACCCGCAACCGTGATCGTTTTGCCCATCTGTCTGTGGATTACCGCGACACCAATATGCGTTCGATCAAGGCCTATGCCTTGATGCAACCGATTATGAATCTATTTAATGCCACGACCATCACGTCGGCTTTGTACTTTGGTGGATACTTAAGTGGACAGAACGCGATTGCCATTGGTTCATTGGTGGCCTTCTTAATGAACATCCAAGATTTCATCCCCCCTTTACGAGAGATCTTAGAGAAATACCAACAGTTCCAAAACTCCCTGACCAGTGCGGAACGTATTTTCACCTTGATGGATGAACCGCAAGAATACGAATTGGAATACCTCAAATCCCCAGGCACGGTCCGCGGAGAAATCGAAATCAGAGGTCTTAATTTCCGTTACGAACCAGAGCTGCCTTTAGTTTTGCGTGATATCAACATCCATATCCGTCCTGGCGAGTCCATTGCTTTGGTGGGCCGCACGGGCAGCGGTAAATCGACGTTTATTTCTTTGCTTCAGCGTTTTTACGATGCTCCGGAAAAAACGGTGTTCATCGATGGCCTGCCGCTAGAAAGCATTCCTCGCCCTGAAGTTCGTCATCATGTCGGCGTGGTTCAACAGGACAACTTTATTTTCCGCGGAAATGTACGCGACAATATTGGTTTAGGTGATAAGCGTATTAGTGAGGACCAAATCCGCGCGGCCTGCGAAAAAACCGGCTATATGGCTTTATTAAAACGCACGGGCCGGGATTTACTGAGCCCCGTCGATGAACGCGGAGCCAACCTTTCGGTCGGAGAAAGACAGCTGATTGCGTTTGCGCGCATCTTAGCTTTCAATCCCGATATTTTGATTTTGGATGAAGCCACCGCCAATATTGATTCTGAAAGCGAGCACATCATTCAGGAAGCCACAAAAGAAGTCACCAAAGGTCGCACTAGCATTATCATCGCTCACCGTCTTTCAACGGTGGAACAATGCGATCGGATCATTGTGTTGGATCAAGGAAAGGTCGTCGAATTAGGCTCGCATCAAGAATTAATGCAAGCCCGTGGAGTTTATTATCAATTGGCTTCAGCCGGTTTGAAATCGACTTTAACCGACGCATCGGCGGCAGGAACTGCCGAGCCATAA
- a CDS encoding GYF domain-containing protein, translating into MVKQYYLSNNGTHIGPFSHETVLKKIESQENQWTDYVFDESVGEWLMLLEHPEFSMKLSDKPVARPENGASMKDALKDKEWFILKEGNNYGPFSQLELVQMLQEKTLFEHDYIWHAKLPAWKRVAEVEEFTPEAIRVMKTTMDLDLSEIFFRRRHARASYGASLIVHNNKSVFRGQALEISAGGAGVLIDNPNLQPGQSLFLHFQPGNGVPPFNAVCQIVSKQFVKDPSSGVDPIKYGVKFTTLSQSVRETIRNFTTKAA; encoded by the coding sequence ATGGTGAAGCAATACTATCTTTCTAATAACGGGACGCATATCGGGCCGTTCTCTCATGAGACTGTCCTAAAAAAGATAGAATCCCAAGAGAATCAATGGACCGACTACGTATTTGATGAAAGCGTCGGTGAGTGGTTGATGCTTTTAGAGCATCCCGAGTTCTCTATGAAGCTTTCCGATAAGCCAGTGGCTCGCCCGGAGAACGGAGCTTCAATGAAAGATGCCCTCAAGGACAAAGAGTGGTTCATCCTTAAAGAAGGAAATAACTACGGTCCATTTAGTCAGCTTGAACTTGTCCAAATGCTTCAAGAAAAAACTTTGTTTGAACATGACTATATTTGGCACGCGAAATTGCCGGCCTGGAAACGGGTTGCAGAAGTTGAAGAGTTTACGCCCGAAGCTATCCGTGTCATGAAAACAACGATGGACTTAGATCTTTCAGAAATCTTTTTCCGCCGTCGCCATGCGCGCGCTTCTTACGGAGCTTCATTGATTGTTCATAACAATAAATCTGTTTTCCGTGGCCAAGCTTTGGAAATCAGTGCGGGTGGGGCGGGTGTTTTAATCGACAATCCCAACCTGCAACCGGGTCAATCATTGTTCCTGCATTTTCAACCAGGTAACGGTGTGCCACCATTCAATGCGGTTTGTCAAATCGTCAGTAAGCAATTTGTTAAAGACCCTTCCTCTGGAGTGGATCCCATTAAGTACGGAGTGAAGTTTACGACATTAAGCCAATCAGTGCGTGAAACGATTAGAAACTTCACGACGAAAGCGGCGTAA
- a CDS encoding acyl-CoA thioesterase, producing MAALSQYKITIKEHHVDSYGHVNNATYLALYEEARWEIITPRGFGFKEIHQRKQGPVILEVNLKFLKEIRLREDITIQTKIVEYKGKIGRMLQQMIKDDGSVASEALFTFGLFDIKERKLIEPTPEWKKALDLE from the coding sequence ATGGCAGCACTCAGTCAGTATAAAATCACGATCAAAGAACATCACGTCGACTCTTACGGGCATGTCAATAATGCCACTTATCTTGCACTTTACGAAGAGGCTCGATGGGAAATCATTACTCCGCGGGGTTTTGGATTTAAAGAAATTCATCAGCGCAAGCAGGGGCCAGTGATTTTAGAGGTGAATTTAAAATTTCTAAAAGAGATACGTCTGCGCGAAGACATCACTATTCAAACAAAGATTGTAGAGTACAAGGGTAAGATTGGCCGCATGTTGCAGCAGATGATCAAAGATGACGGGTCGGTGGCCAGCGAGGCTTTATTTACCTTTGGACTTTTTGATATTAAAGAAAGAAAACTCATCGAGCCTACTCCCGAATGGAAGAAGGCTTTGGATTTAGAATAA
- a CDS encoding S1 family peptidase codes for MKTLASLFLTLIFCTSCAPVEQASSLDVTTSLGIVGGEFPDPAFPGYASIVKIQKFNRMHCTGTLIGSRLVLTAAHCLQNSVTTDFEIVFPSALKKITRLVVAQKAHPEFRRKTLVEDGVGRNGSSGDLALMLLDEDAPASAKVAKLPDQALPIDKDFMLRVYGYGTTGLNNKDGDALRTTEVTGRVEALTPTKISIDQRSGKGLCKGDSGGPIFAFENNQVILVGVTSGADRWLLKDGVLVGDVCRYFSVSTQVGSYLDWIATTSVELK; via the coding sequence ATGAAAACGCTAGCCTCTCTATTTTTGACCCTGATCTTTTGTACAAGCTGTGCGCCCGTTGAGCAGGCGTCGTCTTTGGATGTAACCACTTCTTTGGGTATCGTCGGCGGCGAATTTCCGGACCCCGCATTTCCGGGATACGCTTCGATTGTTAAAATTCAAAAATTCAATCGCATGCATTGCACGGGAACTTTAATTGGTTCGCGTTTGGTGCTGACAGCCGCTCACTGTTTGCAAAATTCAGTAACCACTGATTTTGAGATCGTTTTTCCTTCCGCTTTAAAAAAAATAACGCGGCTGGTGGTGGCGCAAAAAGCTCATCCCGAGTTTCGTCGTAAAACCTTGGTTGAAGATGGGGTGGGGCGAAATGGGAGCAGTGGCGATCTGGCCTTGATGTTGTTAGATGAAGATGCGCCTGCTTCCGCAAAAGTGGCAAAGCTTCCAGATCAGGCGTTGCCAATAGATAAAGATTTTATGCTGCGAGTTTATGGTTATGGCACTACCGGGCTTAATAATAAAGACGGCGATGCTTTGCGCACGACGGAAGTAACGGGAAGGGTTGAAGCTTTAACGCCGACAAAAATTTCCATCGATCAGCGTTCGGGTAAAGGTTTGTGTAAAGGCGATTCCGGTGGACCTATCTTTGCATTTGAAAATAACCAAGTCATCTTAGTGGGGGTGACCTCGGGGGCGGACCGTTGGCTGCTTAAAGATGGAGTCTTAGTGGGGGATGTATGTCGTTATTTTAGTGTGTCCACTCAAGTCGGATCGTATCTAGATTGGATTGCCACAACTTCCGTTGAATTAAAATAA
- a CDS encoding ribonuclease H family protein → MSDIYHLYTDGSCLPNKRGAWAYVVLKNEVKVAQDCAGVRKTSSNRMEFLAAMMGLRAVPEGGKAILWTDSKVLIEAAQIKIPQWKNNDWRRLSGQPVIDLDIVTELDQLMNTRDVEWRWVRGHSGNIYNELCDELCRQVR, encoded by the coding sequence GTGAGCGATATTTATCATCTTTATACTGATGGCAGTTGTTTACCCAATAAGCGGGGCGCATGGGCTTATGTCGTTTTAAAAAATGAAGTTAAAGTCGCGCAAGACTGCGCAGGCGTGCGCAAAACTTCAAGCAACCGCATGGAATTTTTAGCGGCCATGATGGGGTTAAGAGCTGTTCCCGAAGGTGGCAAGGCTATCTTGTGGACCGATTCAAAAGTTTTAATTGAAGCGGCACAAATTAAAATCCCTCAATGGAAAAATAATGACTGGCGCCGTTTAAGCGGACAACCTGTGATTGATTTAGATATCGTGACGGAACTTGATCAGCTGATGAACACCCGCGATGTTGAATGGCGCTGGGTCCGCGGTCATTCCGGCAATATCTATAACGAGCTTTGCGATGAGCTTTGTCGGCAGGTTCGTTAA